In the genome of Nitrospira japonica, one region contains:
- a CDS encoding S1C family serine protease — translation MRLWRLQAAVCLVLAWMTLLPAPSSAGSSDQAAILEQAKRATVGVLEDTQDPRTPEKPGRISVRGTGFHLRDGYIVTARHAVEKNSPSGPTVAKIIHVLTSDLHELVAQLVGDSAYLDVVVYRLNEKDRPTVTTSASFAASEAGSGTEVFTIGYPLGWGPTMAFGRIGNANTFLQTVDTRLLQADLSVCSGNSGGALFNGAGEVVGVMHAIIQTEKDELQGHCSRLAFAIPTTLAERMVNAALSGKPLAFSKLGIHMTTVKDGTKWRIAVKDVGEPAKSAGIQKHDLLLAIEDTDILDAAQLKNYLIERTTPGQRVAVKVRRIDADLTFHVVLGGG, via the coding sequence GTGAGGTTGTGGCGTCTGCAAGCAGCGGTCTGTCTCGTGCTGGCCTGGATGACCCTATTGCCTGCTCCATCATCGGCCGGTTCATCGGACCAGGCAGCGATCCTTGAACAGGCCAAGCGAGCCACCGTCGGCGTGTTGGAAGATACGCAGGATCCCCGTACCCCGGAGAAACCCGGTCGAATCTCCGTCCGTGGCACCGGCTTCCATCTGCGCGACGGCTACATCGTCACGGCCCGTCATGCCGTCGAGAAGAACAGTCCATCGGGGCCGACCGTCGCCAAGATCATTCATGTGCTGACGAGCGACCTCCATGAACTCGTCGCCCAATTGGTCGGCGACAGCGCCTATCTGGACGTCGTCGTCTATCGACTGAACGAAAAGGACCGGCCGACAGTGACCACCTCGGCTTCCTTCGCCGCGAGTGAGGCCGGTTCCGGCACGGAGGTATTTACCATCGGCTATCCGCTGGGCTGGGGCCCGACGATGGCGTTCGGACGGATCGGCAATGCCAACACGTTCCTCCAGACAGTCGATACCCGCCTCCTGCAAGCCGACCTGTCCGTCTGCAGCGGCAACTCCGGCGGCGCACTCTTCAACGGCGCGGGCGAAGTCGTGGGAGTCATGCATGCCATCATTCAGACGGAGAAAGACGAGCTTCAGGGGCATTGCAGCCGGTTGGCCTTCGCCATTCCGACGACGCTGGCGGAACGCATGGTCAACGCCGCGCTGAGCGGGAAACCCCTGGCGTTCTCGAAGCTCGGCATTCACATGACGACCGTGAAGGACGGCACCAAATGGCGAATCGCCGTCAAGGACGTGGGCGAACCGGCCAAATCCGCCGGCATTCAGAAACATGATCTGCTGCTGGCGATCGAGGACACGGACATTCTGGACGCGGCCCAGTTGAAGAATTATCTGATCGAGCGGACGACGCCGGGCCAGCGTGTGGCGGTCAAAGTCCGCCGCATCGATGCCGACCTCACCTTCCACGTCGTACTCGGCGGCGGCTAA
- a CDS encoding FUN14 domain-containing protein, with translation MKEPLDDDAEGASPAPRGFFETLVADGPWTAKSFVAVSVATVAALVAWVTSFSSPDAARFGGSYLGGYFIGWAFRRFLRFAALVAGGILAAVTLLKNTGWIDLDWGSVETQVGQAAASIHQGAQGLRQTLSGYLPSAGAGAAGVFFGFRKK, from the coding sequence GTGAAGGAACCGCTGGACGACGACGCGGAAGGAGCCTCGCCTGCGCCGCGGGGATTCTTCGAAACGCTGGTCGCGGATGGACCGTGGACGGCCAAGTCGTTCGTCGCGGTGTCCGTCGCCACCGTCGCCGCACTGGTCGCCTGGGTCACGAGCTTTTCCTCGCCTGACGCCGCCCGCTTCGGAGGCAGCTACCTCGGCGGCTATTTCATCGGCTGGGCGTTCCGGCGATTCCTGAGGTTCGCGGCATTGGTCGCCGGCGGCATCCTCGCCGCCGTCACTCTCTTGAAAAACACCGGCTGGATCGATTTGGACTGGGGTTCCGTGGAAACCCAGGTCGGTCAGGCCGCGGCGTCCATCCACCAAGGGGCGCAGGGATTGAGACAAACCCTGTCCGGATATCTGCCGTCTGCCGGCGCCGGCGCCGCCGGAGTGTTTTTCGGATTCCGGAAAAAATAG
- the ypfJ gene encoding KPN_02809 family neutral zinc metallopeptidase: MRWEGQQDSQNVEDRRGMGPARIGGVGGLGLGGIVLVLAVSYFTGTNPLALLEMLGGIQNMSPESSQETGPTGPPSDELGKFASVVLADTERTWGQLLPALGRSYEDPRLVLFTGAVQSACGTASSAVGPFYCPGDRKVYLDLSFFNELSQRLGAPGDFAQAYVIAHEVGHHVQNLLGTAERVTRLQRQASETEGNALSVRMELQADCFAGVWGHHANRERNLIEPGDFEEGLRAAGAIGDDQLQRTSHGHVRPESWTHGSSEQRMTWLRRGLESGDPRACDTFAGKNL, from the coding sequence ATGCGCTGGGAAGGGCAACAGGATAGCCAGAACGTCGAAGACCGTCGCGGAATGGGACCGGCGCGTATCGGCGGCGTCGGTGGTCTCGGACTGGGCGGCATCGTCCTCGTATTGGCGGTCAGTTACTTTACCGGCACGAATCCCCTCGCCCTCTTGGAAATGCTCGGCGGGATTCAGAACATGTCGCCGGAATCCTCCCAGGAGACAGGGCCGACGGGACCTCCCTCCGACGAACTGGGAAAATTCGCGTCCGTCGTGCTGGCGGACACCGAACGGACCTGGGGGCAACTGTTGCCCGCGCTCGGACGCTCTTATGAAGATCCGCGCCTGGTGCTGTTCACCGGCGCCGTGCAGTCCGCCTGCGGTACCGCTTCGTCCGCCGTTGGTCCCTTCTACTGTCCCGGCGATCGCAAGGTCTATCTGGACTTGTCATTTTTCAACGAACTGTCCCAGCGGCTCGGCGCGCCGGGGGATTTCGCCCAAGCTTACGTGATCGCCCACGAAGTCGGCCATCACGTGCAAAACCTCCTGGGCACGGCCGAGCGGGTCACCAGGCTGCAGCGGCAGGCCTCGGAAACCGAGGGCAATGCCCTGTCCGTGCGGATGGAGCTTCAGGCCGATTGTTTTGCGGGTGTTTGGGGCCATCACGCCAATAGGGAACGCAACCTCATCGAGCCTGGGGACTTCGAAGAAGGTCTGCGCGCCGCCGGGGCGATCGGAGACGATCAACTGCAGAGAACGTCCCACGGCCACGTCCGTCCGGAGAGCTGGACCCACGGCTCGTCGGAACAGCGGATGACCTGGCTCCGGCGAGGGCTGGAATCGGGAGATCCACGGGCGTGCGACACGTTTGCCGGTAAGAACCTGTGA
- a CDS encoding DUF3015 family protein, producing MAVRRTELLGIAVVACGLFAGACTVTESVKGTLDNITDFTSSTTPGAWSQDGLLRAEHRQIIFATYNYESVKRDIARGEGEHLASLATLLGVAENRSQEFGLLAQARYTEVESPKTSPEEMLTSMRAIVRDHPELVLVADAR from the coding sequence ATGGCTGTGCGGAGAACGGAACTCTTGGGGATCGCCGTCGTCGCCTGCGGGCTCTTCGCCGGCGCTTGTACCGTGACCGAGTCGGTGAAGGGAACCTTGGACAATATCACCGACTTTACGTCCAGCACCACGCCCGGTGCCTGGTCCCAAGATGGATTGCTGCGAGCCGAACATCGCCAGATCATTTTTGCCACCTACAACTATGAAAGCGTGAAACGGGATATCGCCAGAGGAGAGGGGGAGCATCTTGCGTCCCTCGCGACATTGCTGGGAGTGGCCGAGAACCGGAGTCAGGAATTCGGGCTTCTTGCGCAGGCTCGCTATACGGAAGTCGAGTCACCCAAGACGTCGCCCGAAGAGATGCTGACCTCCATGCGGGCGATCGTGCGCGATCATCCGGAGTTGGTTCTAGTGGCCGACGCGAGGTAG
- a CDS encoding pseudouridine synthase, with protein sequence MPKQRLPTGKLLTLAFHKPYDVLPCFTDPEGRPTLADFIHVPGVYAAGRLDKDSEGLMLLTADGGLAHRITDPTEKLPKVYLAQVERIPDEAALESLRRGVWLGDKRTRPAQVRLLPQAPSLPERPVPIRYRKNVPTSWLELTLREGMNRQVRRMTAAAGYPTLRLIRVAIGPITLDGLQAGQWRMLSPEEVAAIRQPATSPA encoded by the coding sequence ATGCCTAAGCAACGTCTCCCGACCGGTAAGCTGCTCACGCTGGCGTTCCACAAGCCGTACGACGTGCTGCCCTGTTTCACCGATCCGGAAGGAAGACCCACGCTGGCGGATTTCATTCACGTTCCCGGAGTCTATGCCGCCGGTCGCCTGGACAAGGATAGTGAGGGGCTCATGCTCCTCACGGCCGACGGCGGACTCGCCCATCGCATTACCGATCCGACGGAGAAACTGCCGAAAGTGTATCTGGCCCAGGTCGAACGCATTCCAGACGAGGCGGCGTTGGAGTCGCTACGGCGAGGGGTATGGCTCGGTGACAAGCGGACCAGGCCTGCCCAAGTTCGTCTCCTGCCGCAGGCGCCGTCGTTGCCGGAGCGGCCGGTGCCGATCCGCTACAGAAAGAACGTTCCGACCTCATGGTTGGAACTGACGCTTCGGGAAGGGATGAATCGGCAGGTCAGGCGCATGACCGCCGCCGCCGGCTATCCGACTTTGAGGCTGATACGGGTCGCGATCGGCCCGATTACGCTCGACGGCCTGCAGGCCGGGCAGTGGCGGATGCTGTCGCCGGAGGAAGTCGCGGCGATTCGACAACCGGCGACGTCGCCGGCGTGA
- a CDS encoding alpha/beta fold hydrolase, protein MTQRPLLLLALPLFLIGCQSTGQSDRGSAKLAVASDHTAAKTAGEVRRRPVPAGGVTLSILEGGTGKPVIFVHGVVTTSNIFPTYLQAYSPAYRGIAVDLRGYGDSEKPSTGFTIKQFSEDLIALANKLSIEKPVWVGVSMGGMILQQLALDHPERVGALVLVSTTDGAMVLDKDLPTIGRQRDYRDVSHNIIVESFPPGTPPALYQPLLDRIPTWNGTVLREALTSMAQANVHGRLHAISAPTLIVVGEKDDVATPAIARGIQSQIAGSKLVEFQTGHFMMAEDPERFRTVLGDFLRSLK, encoded by the coding sequence ATGACGCAGCGTCCTCTTCTCCTGCTTGCCCTTCCACTGTTCCTGATCGGCTGTCAGTCCACAGGACAATCGGATCGTGGGTCCGCAAAGTTGGCTGTCGCGTCGGATCATACCGCAGCGAAGACGGCCGGAGAGGTCCGTCGTCGCCCGGTTCCTGCCGGTGGAGTCACGCTGAGCATTCTCGAAGGAGGCACCGGCAAGCCGGTGATCTTCGTCCACGGTGTCGTGACGACCAGCAACATTTTCCCCACGTATCTGCAGGCCTATTCTCCCGCGTATCGAGGGATCGCGGTGGATCTCCGGGGATATGGCGATTCGGAGAAACCCTCCACCGGCTTTACGATCAAACAGTTTTCCGAAGACCTGATCGCTCTGGCCAATAAACTGTCGATCGAAAAGCCCGTCTGGGTTGGCGTGTCGATGGGCGGCATGATTCTCCAGCAACTGGCGCTGGACCATCCGGAACGGGTTGGAGCGCTCGTGCTGGTCTCCACGACCGACGGCGCAATGGTATTGGACAAGGACCTGCCGACGATCGGACGCCAGCGGGACTACCGGGACGTCTCGCACAACATAATCGTAGAGAGTTTTCCACCCGGCACTCCTCCGGCCCTTTATCAGCCGTTGCTGGATCGCATTCCAACCTGGAACGGCACCGTACTGCGAGAGGCGCTGACCAGCATGGCGCAGGCCAACGTCCACGGCCGGTTGCATGCGATCTCGGCGCCGACGCTCATCGTCGTCGGAGAGAAGGACGACGTGGCGACACCGGCCATCGCCCGCGGGATTCAGTCGCAGATCGCCGGATCGAAGCTGGTGGAATTCCAGACGGGACATTTTATGATGGCTGAAGACCCCGAACGGTTCCGGACGGTATTAGGCGACTTTCTCCGATCCCTGAAATAG
- a CDS encoding SGNH/GDSL hydrolase family protein → MSDRRSRIFGLLFSAVAGGLLVTGIDLLTFLLSSTRTGMSGTWEPEKLRWIAGLCLLTSGLWATNAWNVLFRRSRLQILMQDWSLPTALLWLIPVVLGFLVYYPIPYFNHHIDKFVLALGVLSAWAAWLLVHPSSLARMLEARVYGWLRIALINVVMFLLVAEVSLRMADPLLAQSGLFSSAHDTPGGGIPHQVTDRSGMKTNALGFRDRERTIERTSSAWRMVALGDSFTWGAGARYDEVYLTLVERALADERPGAEVINLGIVGYQPEDYSALLKEHGLSYGPDLVLVNFFVGNDFMPAQGVQMIVAGLRHRVHVNGNWFHDHLSWDHWYLSHDLAYARVLADARIKRMQGKSDLGMFASDPAPAASDDPQAFSGWSPRYVRMIQGMRDQYLKADSSVFRARWNDTKAALEQIDGVLNARRVPWVLVLLPAEEQVDPRLQRLYVDMSGGVADEYDFMKPQRLLSAWAAERGLAVIDLSASFAASVETRRLYVDNDIHWNAAGNALAAGTVLNGLRPVLHRAAGAVSE, encoded by the coding sequence ATGTCTGATCGGCGGAGCCGGATCTTCGGCCTTCTATTCTCGGCCGTCGCCGGAGGTCTCCTCGTCACGGGGATCGACCTGCTCACCTTCCTGCTGTCGTCGACGCGGACCGGCATGTCCGGTACCTGGGAGCCTGAAAAATTAAGATGGATCGCAGGCCTCTGCCTGTTGACCTCCGGCCTGTGGGCCACCAATGCTTGGAACGTGCTGTTTCGCCGCTCGCGCTTGCAGATACTGATGCAGGACTGGTCTCTGCCCACCGCGTTGTTGTGGCTGATACCGGTTGTGTTGGGATTCCTCGTCTATTACCCGATTCCGTATTTCAATCACCACATCGACAAGTTCGTGCTCGCGCTCGGCGTCCTTTCCGCGTGGGCCGCGTGGTTGCTTGTCCATCCGAGCAGTCTCGCCCGAATGCTTGAAGCACGCGTGTATGGCTGGTTACGGATCGCCCTGATCAACGTCGTAATGTTCTTGCTCGTTGCAGAAGTCAGTCTGCGGATGGCCGATCCCTTGTTGGCGCAGAGCGGTCTCTTCAGTTCCGCTCACGACACACCGGGAGGAGGGATTCCTCACCAAGTCACGGACCGCTCCGGCATGAAAACGAACGCGTTGGGATTCCGTGACCGGGAGCGAACGATCGAGCGCACGTCTTCTGCCTGGCGCATGGTCGCGCTGGGCGACTCTTTCACGTGGGGGGCGGGCGCGCGGTACGACGAGGTCTACCTGACGTTGGTAGAACGGGCGCTGGCGGATGAACGGCCGGGCGCGGAAGTGATCAACCTCGGCATCGTGGGGTACCAGCCTGAAGACTATTCTGCCTTGCTCAAGGAACACGGCCTGTCATACGGACCGGACCTCGTGCTCGTGAACTTTTTCGTGGGCAATGACTTCATGCCGGCGCAGGGCGTGCAAATGATCGTCGCGGGTCTTCGGCATCGGGTGCACGTCAACGGCAACTGGTTTCACGATCATCTGTCGTGGGACCATTGGTATCTTTCGCATGATCTGGCCTATGCCAGGGTTTTAGCCGATGCCCGGATCAAGCGGATGCAGGGCAAGTCCGATCTGGGCATGTTCGCGTCCGATCCTGCTCCCGCCGCGTCGGATGACCCGCAGGCTTTTTCAGGATGGAGTCCCCGGTACGTCCGCATGATCCAGGGCATGCGGGACCAGTACCTCAAGGCGGACAGCTCCGTCTTTCGCGCGCGCTGGAACGATACGAAAGCCGCGCTCGAGCAGATCGACGGCGTGCTCAACGCGCGCAGGGTTCCCTGGGTGCTGGTGCTCCTGCCCGCCGAGGAACAGGTCGATCCCCGATTGCAGCGGCTGTACGTCGACATGAGCGGCGGCGTGGCGGACGAGTATGACTTCATGAAGCCGCAGCGCCTGCTGTCCGCCTGGGCCGCCGAACGAGGCCTTGCGGTGATCGACCTGAGCGCATCCTTTGCCGCGTCCGTCGAAACACGCCGTCTCTACGTCGACAACGACATCCATTGGAACGCCGCCGGCAACGCGCTGGCCGCCGGAACCGTATTGAACGGACTACGGCCTGTACTTCACCGCGCGGCGGGAGCCGTGTCCGAGTGA
- a CDS encoding CHASE2 domain-containing protein, which translates to MGAWIQRVTAPLHHPALMPLRRRWRRFPPFLQHLVKSLGIGVMAALLLHAARPYVPGLAGAETAATDWAIKFWQDRLDTARAAEERFVFLDIDEATHRSWGEPLFVPRDKLLSLIQFAVDAPAKLLVVDIELTKHVPLSVRQAGSDAAPGTSASSDGPDEILAAYLRRYSERAGAAGTATPTPASPPMHILIARTIGLPLRTETAAPAETLETSSGPLREERPSELLENIVERSTVLHWASPLSDRDDDGLVRNWRLFEPTCLNRSPHAVPSVALLSWGILRRPQLSQEAFSPREFQTELQSRFSPLPQACGEAAPEHSAAPANSWTLHDDVLAKPVTLSTKPSDLEQRIFYKFHPSTSLAGQLSRISARLITEHEAGRPLSREWVAGKIVVIGTSFEFGKDMHATPIGDMPGAVVVINQINALMEFGQFQEVSRSIRWTGLLLLIAVFSLSFSLFTKTWGARVSTLVVNAVLLPLSLWLFQYGWWLDLVFPLFVLQAYQKFVDIEIAPQPLIRRHRHADEHT; encoded by the coding sequence ATGGGGGCATGGATACAGAGGGTGACGGCGCCGCTCCATCATCCAGCGCTCATGCCCCTCCGCCGCCGCTGGCGCCGGTTCCCCCCCTTTCTGCAGCATCTCGTCAAAAGTCTCGGCATCGGCGTCATGGCCGCGCTCCTGCTGCACGCGGCGCGACCGTACGTCCCCGGGCTCGCGGGAGCCGAGACGGCCGCGACCGACTGGGCCATCAAGTTCTGGCAGGACCGCCTCGACACCGCCCGCGCGGCCGAGGAACGGTTCGTCTTTCTGGATATCGACGAAGCGACGCATCGCTCATGGGGCGAGCCGCTGTTCGTGCCTCGCGACAAACTGCTGAGTCTGATTCAATTCGCCGTGGACGCGCCGGCGAAGCTTCTCGTCGTCGACATCGAACTCACCAAACATGTGCCATTGTCGGTGCGGCAGGCCGGATCCGACGCAGCGCCGGGGACATCCGCATCGTCCGACGGGCCGGACGAAATCTTGGCGGCCTATTTGCGCCGATATTCCGAGCGTGCCGGCGCAGCCGGAACGGCAACGCCGACCCCGGCCTCGCCACCCATGCACATCCTGATCGCCCGTACGATCGGACTCCCGCTGCGAACCGAGACGGCCGCACCGGCGGAGACTCTTGAAACTTCGTCCGGTCCTCTGCGGGAAGAGCGCCCGTCCGAACTCCTGGAGAACATCGTCGAACGCTCCACGGTCCTGCATTGGGCCTCTCCCTTGAGCGACCGGGACGACGACGGCCTCGTCCGGAATTGGCGGCTGTTCGAACCGACCTGCCTCAACCGCTCGCCGCACGCTGTGCCGTCCGTCGCGCTGCTCTCCTGGGGGATTCTGCGCAGACCGCAATTGAGCCAGGAGGCCTTTTCACCCCGCGAGTTCCAGACCGAACTGCAGAGCCGGTTCTCTCCCCTTCCGCAAGCCTGCGGAGAAGCCGCCCCGGAACATTCCGCCGCGCCGGCCAATTCTTGGACGCTCCATGACGACGTGCTGGCCAAGCCTGTGACGCTCAGCACGAAGCCGTCCGACCTCGAACAGCGGATTTTTTACAAGTTCCATCCCTCGACCAGCCTCGCGGGACAACTCTCCAGAATCTCGGCGCGGTTGATCACGGAGCACGAGGCGGGACGACCATTGAGCCGCGAGTGGGTCGCAGGCAAGATCGTGGTCATCGGCACCAGTTTCGAATTCGGAAAGGACATGCACGCCACGCCGATCGGGGACATGCCCGGCGCCGTCGTCGTCATCAATCAGATCAATGCCCTGATGGAATTCGGTCAGTTTCAGGAGGTGAGCCGGAGCATTCGATGGACCGGACTGCTTCTGCTGATCGCGGTATTCAGCCTCTCATTCTCGTTGTTCACCAAAACGTGGGGCGCGCGCGTCTCGACGCTGGTCGTGAACGCGGTGCTCCTGCCGCTCAGCCTGTGGCTCTTTCAGTACGGCTGGTGGCTGGATTTGGTCTTCCCATTGTTCGTGCTGCAGGCCTATCAGAAATTCGTCGATATCGAGATCGCGCCTCAACCGTTGATCCGGCGACACCGGCATGCCGATGAACACACGTAA
- a CDS encoding caspase family protein — MKHRSARGVYAAWVLLGCLVCTPAALGSTGQTGPDHGARRALLVGIDRYQPDDVSAKSQPEAGTSRRKWKDLRGAVNDVRALREVLIHRFGFRPDDVVVLENQAATRQAILTAFQRHLIAPARSGDHSLFYYAGHGSRIRNSRSTELDGKDETIVPADANTADGERKVVDIRDKEWDRLFTQVLDRGAWLTALFDSCHSGSISRGAVPVSAATRFLDEDERDVASLLEPDVPAHPPGQEPERREGALIISASQEDQQAKETVQVAETARQWHGAFSLALMQSLNELPAQASADRLFDRVTARLAAEGHLQDPVLAGPASRRHAPLLGDPAGHLDARMRVNLVQAYAADDVELQGGAAVGLTRDTELVSASAARKAQEVRLRITDVRGLIRSRAKVVNGNWRELKAGDEFEVVRRGMPPVSTLPVWIGPAVTDVRGALALARDLAAQAPGRGVTLVDDPTAATASHVLSWNGEQWLLWSQADRPVLLGTAPRAADILSRLGTASRAAGLFLNVPPTKEVARQFDGRRLGPLGATVAAKPDESVYALTGRVIDSHIEYAWVLARASGPDKPGRVFPLPERTSWSQWSEPDSSRGRSCEAGGLPDCLGRLGKLYYWLTVGGASGEERFPYRLAFSRQSDRTVVDRGELVEGLYRMVLRADPGHIELAQKAWGLQPRYVYVFVIDREGRCTQLFPNAASREYEHLLPSRDDLKRSPEALAEIPLGESGVVTIQPPYGVDTYLVITSAHAIPYLAELVESGPVMTDGRPLRGEQDWSIDRMFLRSTPARPPGT, encoded by the coding sequence ATGAAACATCGCTCCGCCAGAGGGGTGTACGCCGCCTGGGTGCTGCTCGGCTGTCTCGTCTGCACGCCCGCGGCCCTGGGCTCGACCGGACAGACCGGCCCTGATCATGGGGCGCGCCGCGCGCTGCTGGTGGGGATCGACCGGTACCAGCCTGACGACGTTTCCGCGAAATCGCAGCCCGAGGCGGGGACGAGCCGCCGCAAGTGGAAGGATCTCCGCGGCGCGGTCAACGACGTCCGGGCGTTGCGCGAGGTGTTGATCCACCGGTTCGGATTTCGGCCGGACGACGTCGTGGTCCTCGAAAATCAGGCGGCCACCAGACAGGCCATTCTCACCGCCTTCCAACGCCATCTCATCGCGCCGGCGCGATCCGGCGATCACAGCCTGTTCTACTACGCGGGGCACGGCTCCCGAATCCGTAATTCCCGTTCGACAGAATTGGATGGCAAAGACGAAACCATCGTGCCGGCCGACGCCAATACCGCGGACGGCGAACGGAAGGTCGTCGACATTCGAGACAAAGAATGGGACCGTCTCTTTACGCAGGTGCTCGATCGGGGGGCCTGGCTGACGGCCCTGTTCGACAGTTGTCATAGCGGGTCTATCTCACGCGGGGCGGTTCCCGTCTCGGCGGCGACGAGGTTTCTGGACGAGGACGAACGCGACGTGGCGTCCTTGCTGGAGCCGGACGTGCCCGCCCATCCTCCCGGCCAGGAGCCGGAACGGCGCGAGGGAGCCTTGATCATCTCGGCCTCCCAGGAAGATCAGCAAGCCAAGGAGACGGTGCAGGTAGCGGAGACGGCGAGGCAATGGCACGGCGCGTTTTCCCTAGCCCTCATGCAGTCCCTCAACGAACTGCCCGCGCAGGCATCCGCCGATCGGCTCTTTGATCGCGTCACGGCCCGTTTGGCGGCCGAAGGTCATCTCCAGGATCCCGTTCTGGCGGGACCGGCGTCGCGGCGGCATGCGCCCTTGCTGGGAGACCCGGCGGGTCATCTTGACGCGAGAATGCGCGTCAACCTCGTGCAAGCCTATGCCGCGGATGACGTCGAACTGCAGGGCGGAGCGGCCGTCGGACTGACCAGGGACACGGAGCTCGTCTCGGCATCTGCGGCCCGCAAGGCGCAGGAAGTGCGCTTACGCATCACCGACGTTCGCGGTCTCATCCGAAGCCGCGCCAAGGTCGTCAATGGCAACTGGCGCGAGCTGAAGGCGGGGGACGAGTTCGAAGTGGTGCGGAGAGGGATGCCTCCGGTGTCCACGTTGCCGGTGTGGATAGGCCCGGCGGTCACGGATGTCCGCGGCGCGCTTGCGCTGGCGCGAGACCTCGCGGCACAGGCGCCGGGGCGCGGCGTGACGCTGGTCGACGATCCGACGGCGGCGACGGCGAGCCACGTCCTGTCCTGGAACGGCGAGCAATGGCTGCTCTGGTCGCAGGCCGATCGCCCTGTCTTGTTGGGCACGGCACCGCGCGCGGCCGACATCTTGAGTCGTCTGGGAACCGCCTCGCGCGCCGCAGGACTGTTTCTGAACGTTCCGCCGACCAAGGAGGTCGCACGGCAATTCGACGGACGGCGACTGGGCCCGCTCGGCGCGACGGTCGCCGCCAAGCCAGACGAGTCTGTCTATGCCTTGACCGGACGGGTGATCGATTCGCACATTGAATATGCGTGGGTTCTGGCCCGTGCTTCCGGTCCCGATAAGCCGGGCCGCGTCTTCCCGCTTCCGGAACGAACCTCGTGGAGTCAGTGGAGCGAGCCTGATTCCAGCCGGGGCAGGTCTTGCGAGGCGGGCGGGCTGCCGGATTGTCTGGGGCGGCTCGGCAAGCTGTATTACTGGCTGACGGTCGGCGGCGCCTCGGGCGAGGAACGGTTTCCCTATCGGCTGGCGTTCAGCCGCCAATCCGATCGGACGGTAGTCGATCGCGGTGAGCTCGTCGAGGGACTGTACCGCATGGTGCTGCGGGCGGACCCCGGCCACATCGAACTGGCCCAAAAGGCCTGGGGGCTGCAGCCCCGCTACGTGTATGTATTCGTGATCGATCGCGAGGGGCGGTGCACGCAGTTGTTCCCCAATGCCGCCAGCCGGGAATACGAGCATCTGCTCCCTTCGCGCGACGATCTGAAGCGTTCGCCGGAGGCATTGGCCGAGATTCCTTTGGGCGAATCAGGCGTCGTCACGATCCAACCTCCGTACGGGGTGGACACCTATTTGGTGATTACGTCGGCTCACGCCATTCCGTATCTGGCGGAACTCGTCGAGTCCGGGCCGGTCATGACGGACGGCCGGCCGTTGCGGGGTGAGCAGGATTGGTCGATCGACAGGATGTTCCTGCGGAGCACGCCGGCGCGGCCGCCCGGAACATGA